TATTTATATGACTACATAAAATCTATACAGGTTTTTTGAATACGAATTATACATTAACTTCTACgtaatgttattttttaatattaagaacTTATTTATAAGAAttaatattgtgtttttggcAACATGATATATTATGCtaacttatataattttcacTAAATTCACTTTTAAAAAACGAATGTACTATTATTGATACTATAATATTTGTCACTTATCTATATTGATTTTAAACGGATTTATAACTGAATTAATTTaagattttatgtttatttttatactatcatattttatttttgtgattaacacTCCAATAAAATGAATAtccctttaaaaatatttaaatatgttaacTAATAATCCAACAAATGCAATAGATGAATACCAAccgatattttaaaaaatctttatccTAATTTTTGATAAGTATAGCACCTCACCCAACTATTATAAATAGATATTCATACTCAAATTTTAAATCCCATACTTTGAAAATAAGAATAACAAatgataaaacataaaaaaatcaagGGAAATTTGCCAAAATGGAACAAAAAATAGCATGGTTGTCCATTTGTTATAATACCATCCTTAAGTTGTTTCtttagtatattttttcataattcCAAAACTAACCcttgattaataaaatgaaacatattaaaaatatgtaaaagtttaattgaattttaaaaagtttaacaaaaaggaaaaaaatgttttaaaaacgttaaaatttaaaagtttaatttttctgttaaaagtttaataaaactaaaaagtttACAAACGTTTTAAacttgttataaaaataaatatttgtcaaaattttccatataaattttatttaacattttttatttaaaattttttataaatttttatttttataatgtttacaaagtttatttttattaaagttttattaaaaatgttttacaaagttttatttttattaaaaatgttttacaaagttttatattttttttacaaacatttttaaaaagttaaaattaaaatttttaatcttttattaaaaatgcaataaaaaggaaaaaacatttaaaaatagtttaatagaaagtttaataaaaaggaaaagtgCATACATGTTTTACAGAAGTTAGAATATTACAAGTATTTTTAGAATACTTTTTTAACTGAAACTTCCATAATTTTCGCCAAAATCAGactttcttatccgtagaatgcACTTTCTACACTACGTAGAACCAAGACAAAAATTTCATATCAGATTCTACCTCATGTAGCGGTTCTAATAGTGTCTAGATTTTACGTTCCTAGAATTTTAGAAtacctcaaaaaaaaaaacaactgcATTCATAGAAAAAGTAGCTAACTTTACAATTAGTAGAATTCACATTTTTCCTATTTAGAAGTAATTAAAAGTaagttgttattttttaaaaaaaaatagatgaatTTGTTTAATCTGAAATTCAATTTCTACTAACCCATTTTTCGTAGAAGACGAAATCTAGTTTTAGTAGAacgtaattaaaattttaatttatataagttatttaaccaaaaaaatatcattttgtgTATATGGgtgttttatcaatttttatttttatttttttattcataaaattatatatttcattaagttttagaaatgaaaagggtaaaatagaaaaaaatattttataccgAAGAGACAATTACACTTTTTTGTTCCGTTTTggtaaactttccaaaaataaatatttaaatatgtggCTGCACCGATGTCAACGCATGTAATGTCATGTTTCAGGCTTCCTAAAGGAGTGACGAAGAAAATAACGAGCACCCTCTCTCATTTCTGGTAGGGTGGAAGTGGAAATAAAAAAGGAATTCATTGGCTTTCTTGGGATAAAGTGTGTACTCCTAAAGAGGAAGGGGGGCTGAGTTTTAGAGTTCTTCAAGACTTTAATACAGCTCTGTTGGCTAAACAATTATGGCGGTTAATAGATAAACCAGATTGTTTGTTTTCAAAAGTTTTTAAAGGACGCTATTTATGGAATACCAATCTTTTGGACGAATACAGATCATACTCATCCTCTTATGGATGGAGAAGCATCTGctcagctagatctctggtttaaAAATGGCTAATCAAAAGAGTGGGAACATGACAATCCATCTCTGTATGGACAGATCTGTGGATCCCCGCTCCTCGTCCAAGGTTAGCAATACCAAAAACAAATACTCAATTTTTGAATCCTTCATTAAAGGTGGAACAGTTTATCAATCCGACTGACTGTTCATGGAATGTAGATTTGCTTAATTCTTATATACATGCTGATGATGTGAAACTCATTAGAGGTTTAGCAGTAAGTAGATCTCACAAACCAGACACAGTGGGATGGAGTTTTACGGAGTCTGGTAAATATTCGGTTAAATCAGGTTTCAGAACTGAATCTTTATATCCAGATAGAGTTCAGAGGAGTCATTTCTATGAACTAAATGTTAAACCGTTATTAGCCTTTTCTTGGAAACTGAAGTGTCCTCCAAAATTGAGACATTTTGTGTGGCAATTTCTTTCTGGTACGCTACCAGTTTCAAAGAATCTTACAACTTGAGGGATTGTTTGTGATACACGGTGTAGTATGTGTGGGGTAGAAGATGAATCAACTAACCAGGTACTCTTCGAGTGTCCCCCAACTTTACAAACATGGGCACTTTCTTGGATTCTTTCCTCTCCAGCGATCTTTCCATCATCGTCCATTTTCACCaatatggattatctattctggagacTACCAAAAAAGGAGGATTTTAATTATTAtccatggatattatggtatatttggaaggctagAAATGACAAGATTTATTCAAACAAAGATGGCAACACACAGGTGATATTGCGGATGGCCGATGTGGAAAGTAAGATATGGATGGAGGCACAGTTAACTGTGAATGGTCCTGTGGAGAATTCCTATAGTGGGAGTTTACAACAATCTCCGGCCCTAGCCCTGGAAGTTTCTAGAGTTTGTTATATTGACGAAGCTTGGAAAGAGGAAGACATGTTTACGGGACAAGGGTGGTTTTGTAGAAACAGTGGCTCGACTGATGTCATGATGGGGGCAATGAATCTTTGTAGAAGTCTGTCACCTTTGCATGCTGAGTTTGAAGCACTAATTTGGGCAATAGAATGCATGAAGACCCTCCAATTTTCTGACGTAGTGTTTGcgacggattgttctcagttggtgaagatggtgccGACACCTGATGAATGGCCTGCTTTCTCTACACACATAGAAGAATTCAACCGCAATAAGACTTTCTTCCCTCACTTCTAGATCATACATATCTTTAGAGCACAAAATACATTGGCGGACAAGCTTGCACGCGGTGCGAAGAGTTCTCCTTCAGCTTTGCTTTATGTTGATTCAATCCCATTGGTTTGGCTTGCTAGACCGGTTGGAGTTTCTAGTTAGTTTTTAGttgatgttgtcaaaaaaatatgaaagaaaaaataaaggcAACTTTAAATCAATtatgaataaaacaaaaacaaatccgcGATTTTTAAACGctgtcaaaatctagtatttaattaattgatataaataaatcaaaaacaaatctGCGATTTCTAAGAGctgtcaaaatctagtatttaaTTAATTGATATCCACAGTATTGCATTATTACAAaagtattaaaaacaaatttacaaataataaacaTGAAAAGCTTAACTTAGCTAATGAACAACACATACATCAACTATTTTTCTTGTCTTTGCTTTCGACATTTTAGAGTACTCATAATACTATGATTAACTTAAGACCGTGATTTGGCAAAGGTTATGCAAGTAGTGAAAACATTAAATCTTAGAAAAACATGTGCATTTAAATGGGCTGGAGGAGGCTGAAAAAACCAATAAAAACCGTGTGTGCGCGCGTGGGAAGGAGGAGCctgaaaaaaagagagagagagagagaggagagaattCAAATTGGCGCTCaagattttaaagttttaacgTATCTTCCCCCCCAAATTTTTCGAATCCAATTTTCTTAAATCCCTcccaaatcaatcaatcaaaccaTCGACTCTAGtgggaaaaaaaaatgtcagaTCTGCCGCCGGAAAAAACGAACATGGAGCTATCATCATCGTCTTCCATGCCGgggtcttcttcctctcttcaCCATTCCTACAGTCGGAAACAGAAATCCCTGGGCCTTCTTTGTACCAAGTCAGTAATCACATTTCTCTACAGTTTTGGCTTCTTTGATTACTTCTAATCTTCTTCCTCCACAGTTTCTTAGCTCTTTACAATCGACACGGAATCGAAACGATTGGGCTCGATGACGCCTCCTCaaaattaggttttttttttgccccCTATTCTATGTGAGATTAGGATCTGAATATTGATTTTGGAATTTGGTTGCAGGAGTTGAGAGACGGAGAATCTATGATATCGTTAATGTTCTCGAGAGTGTCGGCGTGAGTTTTGTTCCTTCCTTTCTTCACtgctttcattttctttttaatctcATCTCTTATGAACTTTAGGTTTTAACAAGACGAGCTAAGAATCAGTACACATGGAAAGGATTTGCCGCAATTCCCGCTGCCTTAAAGGAGCTACAAGTTAGTTAGTTTTCTTCTTCTAGAATTCAACATGTGTCTATTTGATTTTGCGGATTTGAATAGTGTTCCTGATGATGCAGGAAGAAGGTGCTAAAGACACTTTTCACCGTTTTTATGTCAACGAGAATGTCAAAGTAGGTTAATTTGGATTTGCATCTCTGTAACTTGTTCTCTTCATGATGGTCTGCTGAATTTCAGGGAtctgatgatgaggatgatgaggAAGAGTCTTCTTCTCAGCCTCTTTCTACTAGTCAGACTGATACCTCAAAGCCATCTCTTCCCGATTCCTCCAAAATTGGTACTTTTTGTTCTAACTTAGAATGAGAGCCATCTTGTAGCACTCGGACCGACCTTTTTGCCGAATAACAGAGATAGTATTCATGAGATATAATGTTGATTTGCTGACATTTTTCCTTTGGTGGTTATATGCATGTGTGACAGATAATCGTCGAGAGAAATCTTTAGGACTTCTTACTCAGAATTTCATCAAGCTCTTTATTTGCTCTCAAGTAAGTGAGAAAGctagatatttgttttttaccAACTAAGAGTTTCCATTGagttactttatatatatatatatatatatatatatatatatatattcttctgAATGTATAGGCTACAATCATCTCCCTCGACGAGGCTGCAAAGTTACTGCTTGGAGATGCCCACAATACATCTATAATGAGAAgtaaattatcttagttttgTGGCTTTTTGGctctttttgtttatgtttgcTTACTCACTTGAGATAATTGATTACTCTTCTGTAGCCAAAGTGAGGCGGCTCTATGATATTGCAAATGTCTTGTCATCCATGAATCTCATTGAAAAGGTAAACTAAATGCTGCAGTGTTTCATGAACCATATCAATGATCTGTAGATGTAAATTACCCTTACTTTATGTTTCTCTTGGTGACAGACTCACACCTTAGATTCTAGAAAACCAGCTTTCAAATGGTTAGGATACAATGGTGAGCCTACTTTCACTCTGAGCAGCGATTTGATGATGCAAGCCGAATCAAAGAAACGAGTTTTCGGAACTGATCTTTCAAACGTCAGCGTCAAGAGAAGCAAAACCCATGACAGTGCTACGGAGAGGAGTCTGAAGATGAAACACCATGCAATAGCGGAGAGTTCTTATAACAGAATCTTCGATGCTCACGAATCAAGACATGGATCAAGAGGTTATGAGTTTGGTCCTTTTGCACCAGCCACTGGTACATATCCAACTGCTCCTCTGGAGGACAGCTCAAAGAGAGCTTTTGATGTGGAGAATCTGGTTTCCGATTACCGTCCCTCGTACCAAAACCAAGGTAGCATATCGCATCAATTTGATAttttgacaaaatattaaaacatatgaAATTAACTTTTTTTGATGAACAAAATTTCAGTTTTGAAAGACCTCTTTGGACATTACATGGACGCGTGGAAGTCATGGTACAGCGAAGTCACCCAGAAGAATCCATCACAACACCATTAGATTTAGAGctactcttcttcatcttcttttacCTGTGAACCATTTTATTTTGGTCTATAACTTAATATGTTTGTCTACAAAATTCCccctattttaatttaatttagaaCAAATCATTATGACActtgttattttctctttcAATTCCAATATAAGTAAGTGCTTACATCCTTTATACTCCGCTTCGAAttcaaaaaccctaaaatccaAAGGTTCCAAGGTACGAGATCTCATCTTTCTTTGCTTGCTGTTTACTCTATGACGTGGCTGGTTTGTTTTAGGATTGCTATGCAACAGTGTTGGTCTTTGATGATTTTAGTTGGTTACATGTACAAAGATGTCGTCCCGGGAAGAGAATATCTACATGGCCAAGTGAGCCGACGAGGCTGAGAAATATGATGACATGGTTGAATTCTTGGACAAAGTTGCAAAGACCGTGGACACTCCAGAAGAGAGGAACCTCTTGTCTATTGCCTACAAGAATTTGATTGCTGGTAGGAGGGCTTCGTTGAAGCGCACCCGCTCTATtgagaagaaggaaacaaaaaagGGAAACACTAACAACGTCTCCATTATCAAGGACCACAGAGTCAAGATTGAGAGTGAGATCGCCAAGATTTGTGATCGGGTTTTCAACCTTATCGACTCTCACCTCCTTCCTAGTGCATCCACGGCTGACTCCAAAGTATTCTACCTCAAAATGAAGGGAGACTATCACCGTTACCTCTCTGATTCCAAGACTGGAGCTGAAAAGATAAAAGCTGTCAAGCGCACTCTTGAGGTGTACAAGTCAGCCCAGGTTATCTTTCTTGCTCTTTAGCTTGTAGAATGATAAGAGAACGTCTTGTCTGACTAATGCTTCTTTTGTTATGTAGGCTATTGCTCTTAATGATCTGCCTTCCACTAACGTAACGTACCAAGACTGGGGCTTGCTCTTAACTTCTCTCTTTTTTACGATGAGACTCTCATATCAACCAAGGCTGCGCTTAAGACTGCAAAGGCTGTATGTGTTGCTTCCTCTCATTTAGTATTATAGTTTATGTTATGCGATTATCATCTATTCTCCCAACTGTCCTGTTTGATAAAACTtagagcttctttttttttgttctgacaATCGTTACTGTGCAATTGTATTCATATTATGGCATAAATGTGTTTATGTGGCTAATCTCATATGATCTAGTAATGGTTTATAGATTGCTTATCATCGCGTTTCGAAGATAGATATTGTAGTTGATTGTGATGATGATGTGCATAATTTGGAAAGTAGAGTTTCCCTTAcactaattatatatagatgatgttctgattttgtagttttgatttttttttttttttttttaaatatgatgatgatggtacGCTTTCGAAGCGGCCATAACTGAAATGCACGGAGTGAGAGAGGAATCATACGAGGAAACTGCATTGATCATGAGTCTTATCCTTGACCGTATCACCCTCTGGACTGATGAACTCAAATGGTCCTGAAACTGTCCTTTGCTTTCACTATATATGATTGCGTATCATCATCATATGATTGCAAAAGTTTGTATTAAGATCCCCACGTATTATTAATCTAAATTGGTTATCAGCCCAACTGCTACACCAATGGAGTATATGATTttgtgtaaataaataaaattaaataaaaaaaggttTTCAAATATACTTCAATCTTCGCAAAATCAAACAATTCACACCATTAATCATAAAAAGATCACACGAATCCAAAGTAATAATAATGTAACAAAAGGAGATGAATATCATCAGTTCTTCTTGGTGGTGGTTTTGTTATACTTGTCTTTGACCCAATTGAGACCCAACGAGGTTCCTATCTTGACTTTCTTCAACCCGGAACTCGCCACCGCT
The Brassica napus cultivar Da-Ae chromosome A1, Da-Ae, whole genome shotgun sequence DNA segment above includes these coding regions:
- the LOC106419865 gene encoding E2F transcription factor-like E2FE, yielding MSDLPPEKTNMELSSSSSMPGSSSSLHHSYSRKQKSLGLLCTNFLALYNRHGIETIGLDDASSKLGVERRRIYDIVNVLESVGVLTRRAKNQYTWKGFAAIPAALKELQEEGAKDTFHRFYVNENVKGSDDEDDEEESSSQPLSTSQTDTSKPSLPDSSKIDNRREKSLGLLTQNFIKLFICSQATIISLDEAAKLLLGDAHNTSIMRTKVRRLYDIANVLSSMNLIEKTHTLDSRKPAFKWLGYNGEPTFTLSSDLMMQAESKKRVFGTDLSNVSVKRSKTHDSATERSLKMKHHAIAESSYNRIFDAHESRHGSRGYEFGPFAPATGTYPTAPLEDSSKRAFDVENLVSDYRPSYQNQVLKDLFGHYMDAWKSWYSEVTQKNPSQHH